CTACTTTTCTAAAGTAAAAATATTGAATATCTTCTAATACAATCGTCCTCTTTTTACCACTATTAAAATAAGCAATCCATTCTTCTATCGTTGTTAATTCTTTATCAAAAGAATCGTTTAAAAATGCCATTAACTCATAATGTTCGCTAAGATTTTCTTTGGATGACAAAAAAGTTGTTTTCGCTAATTTTTTGTTTTTATTGATAAAATTATGAACTAAAGAAGTTTTTCCAGAGCCACGTTCACCAATAATTACAGTTGCTGCATATTGATTGTTTTGAAAAGCATTATACGCTTTTTGCAAGCTATCTAAAGCATTTGTTCGCCCAATAAATAAAGTTTCATTTTGTAAAGTCTCAGATCTAAACAATCGCTGATACACGTAAGGCAATTCATCTAATGCTCTTTCTGCCTGTTTTAAAAACTCAGATAAATCGCTTGTAACACCTACTGGTTCTTTGTACCAACCATTTCTTAACAGCATACTTTTTACAGAAGCTACAGTTTTTTTATACTTGGTTTTACCATAAAGCATGGCAACAGGAACAAAGTTTTTTACATTATTTAGTACCTTTTCTTTTAGTAATTTACTTTTTTCAATAGATTTTGCCTTGGCAATTGTTAATCTAATTTCAGTAATATTTTCTGTATCAGTTAACTCTAAAATACTTTTGTTAAACTTGGCAATACTAGGAAGAAGTAATTCTCCATTAGCTGTATTTAAATTAACTAATGTGTTTTTTAAATCCTCAATTTTTTCTTCACTTCTTTCCAATCCCTCTAAAGCTACTTTTTTAGGTGTATTTTCTTTGGATGTATTCTCTTTGGTTTCACTCTCAAAAAGTGATAATGCAGACTCTAAATTAAACTCACATACTTGGCTTAAAGCGTTAATATCATCAACAAAAGTGGTTACTTTTAAATTAAGATCTAGTTTTACTTGCTTAATTTTTGCTGCAAGACTTGGCCAACTTTGGTAAGAAACCAATTCATAAGGAGAAATATAATTGATTGAAGAAGCAACTGTTTTTGTAGTATAATCATTATCTGAACTTATAGCTCTCTTTGTTGAAAGTGTCTTTAAAACATTTAACGCATTTTCTTCAAAATCATTAATTTGTAACGGAATTTCTTGATTGGTGATTCGAATAGTAGTTTCTTCAATAAGTGTATTAAAATCTTTACTTAAATTCTTTAATTCACTTATTATAGCTGCCTTTAAGGCTGTTTTTGTGTCGGAATTAGCAATAGTGCTTTTTACATTTGTAATGTAATTTTTAAGAACTGTTAATTCCTGTCCAATAAGCTCTGAACGTTTTTCAATTGATTTTCCAAGCTTATCATAAGTAAACATTACATGAAAAATAATGGTAAATATTTCGATATCTAACTCCCAATCACTTTCAAAAACACTAAACGTATTTTGCCAAAGAAGTGCATTTTTATGGCTCTTTTCTAAAACATCTTTTTGATATTTTGCAATATTTTGTGCTCTAAAAAAGTTTGCAGACAATTCAATTGTATCTGCTTTATAAAGTGCATTTGTATAATTTAAAATATTCGCCTCAAATATTTCTTGAAACGTTTTTTTATGATTTTCAATTCGTGCCTCTAAAGAAGGAATTGTTTGAACATTGGTAGACAACTCTTCAGAAAAATCTAAAACCGTATTATTTTCTAAATAAAGTTCAATTTTTTCGTCGATTTTTTTATCTATTGACCAATAATTGTCTGTGATTTCAGAAATCTCTTTATAAATAGCCTCAATAACTTCATTTAAATTATGGATAAGCTCGCTTTTAAAATAGTATTCAGTAACATTTTTAAAGGGAATTTCTTGTTGCCAATAAACAATTTCCTTTTTTGTTTTTCTAAATACATTAGCTGTTTTTAATGGCAGTTTTGAAACGGTAAACAGTGATTTTTTTACGCCCTTTCTAAACTTTAATAATTTCGAATCGCCATCTAATTTTAAAAATCGTTCTTTATCTTGTACACGTTTAATCGTTTCATCTAAAGTTTCTAAATGCGTATTTAACTCTCTAAAATAGGCATCAAACAACAACTCATCTCCTAAATTTAAAGTCGAAAAGTAACTGGAAACAATCTTTTCTAACTCAGTTTTGTACTCATTTAACTTTCTAAAAACTAAATTTTTATCATCTTTCTTAAAATTGTGAGCAATTAATTTATTTTGAAGTTCATTTATCTCTAAAATTACTTTGTGATGTGCTTTAATTTTATTGAAAAAAACAGGCAACAATGTTTCATTGAATAGTGCTGCAATAGTGTGTTGTTGTAAAGAAATAATTTCTTTCATAAATTATCTTGAAATATAAAGGTATTTAATGTATGCCTTTATTTAAGCGCAAATTACAAAAGAATTTTGATACTATTAAAAATATTATTTGTATTCATTATTCTAAATATTTTTGAGCAAAAAAAAAGTGCAGTTTAAAAACTACACTTTTATCATCTTTATTATTGAGGATTATGCCATTTGTTCTTCATGTTTCCCTTCATATACTTCCTCTACTAATTTTGCATTAAATGCTGGTAAATCGTTTGGGTTTCTACTAGTTACCAATCCAGAATCCACTACTACTTCTTCATCTGTCCAGTTTGCACCAGCATTTATCATATCTGTTTTAATAGATTTATAGGATGTGATATTTCTTCCTTCTAAAACGCCTGCTTCTGCTAATAACCAAGGTGCATGACAAATTGCTGCTACTGGCTTACTATTTTCAAAAAACGATTTTACAAAATTTACAGCATTTTTATCGGCTCTTAATGTATCTGGATTTATAACGCCTCCAGGCAACATTAAAGCATTATAATCTGCTTGTGTAACTTGGTCTAATGTTTTATCAACTTTATAGGCTTTTCCCCAATCTCCATCTGCCCAAGATTTAATTTCACCAGATTTTAAGGATATAATATGTACGTTTGCTCCTGCTTTTTCCAAAGCTTTTTTAGGCTCTCTTAATTCGCTTTCTTCAAAACCATTTGTTGCTAAAATTGCAACATTCTTTCTATCTAAATTTTCCATTTCTATGTTTTTAAGATTAAAATGAGATTAGTGCTTTACTAACTCATTTCAAAATTACAAATAATTTGAAAGTGTAATTTGCTCAAAACATATTAAATTTAGCACAAACACTATTTTAAAAAATTTTATCTTTTTAATATCCAAGCAGCAGGATCTAATATTTCAGTATTTTTTAAAAGCACAAAAACCAACTTAGTTTTACCATTTATCTTATCCGTAAATATCTTCCCTAAATTTTGTCCTATATCAACTTTATCGCCTTTTTTAACTAAAGAATTTTCAAGATTATTATAAGAACTTATATAATTTCCATGACGAATAAAAACGTTTTTTGTACCATCAGAACCCACCAAAACATTTAAAACTTCGCCACTAAAAATAGCTTCTGCATTGCTTCCTCTACTTGTTACAATATGCAAACCAGTTCCATTAATTATAATTCCAGGAAATGTAGGATCAGGTTGTTTTCCAAACTTTCTAACCACCAATCCTTCTTTTACAGGCCAAGGTAATTTACCTTTATTTAGCTCAAATTTTGTTGCTAAAGCTTTTGCTTCTGGCGTTAAAATAAACTCATTTTTCTTAGTCGCTGTTTTAGGTTTATCTTTTAATTTTGATAAAGCCAATCTGTTTGCTTTCTCAATTTCATCTCTAATAATTTTATCTATTTGAGCAGCAACTCTCCTATCTTCTTTTACGTTTTTTTCTATTTCTCTTTTGTATTTACCTTCTGTCTTTTTAATGATAGAAAGTAAATTTTCTTGCTTCTTTTTATCAGCTTCAATTTCTTTTTTCTGATTTTTTTCTGCTAAAAGTAACGTTTCTTTATTTTTCTTTTGGATAACCAAAGAGTCGTTCTTTTTTTCGATAACACTTGTTTGCTCTAAAATTTCTTCACCTTGTTTTTTTCTGAATTGGGTATATTGTTTCATATACTCCAAACGTTTGTAAGCTTGATAAAAATTCTGTGAAGACAACAAAAACATTGTTCTGCTTTGTTGGGATTTACTTTTGTAAGATTTGTAAATCATCTCACCATAATCGGCTTTTAAGGCTTTTAAGGCTTTATTTAATTTTGCAATTTCTCGTTCGTTTGTTCTTATTTCGTTAGATAAAAGTTTCGCTTCTAAATTAATCGTGTTTATTAGTTTGTTTCTTACTACTATTTTTTGGTTGATATCTTTTAAATCTTCTAAGGCGTTTTTTTCTTTCTTAGTTTCATTAAAAAGTAATCTATTTAATTTTACAATTTCTGCCTTATATTTTTCTCGCTGATTTTCCAACTCTCTTTTTGTTTGACTAAAAACAGACAAACTCATAAAGAAAACCATAGAAAAGACAATATGAAACTTTATATTTTTCATTAAAATGTAAGCTGTTTATAACCACTAGGAATGCTAAAAGACATTTCTACATCTGTATTGAATTCCACAGATTTATACTCTAAATCAATGGCAGTAACTTTTTTTGCGTTTTTTGCTTTGATGTTAATTTCTGAAGGAAAAATAACGTTATCAATAATGTTGTATGATGGATATTGCACATCTAAACGTAAATCTTTCTCTGCATTTACAATAGATTGTTCGTCTAATTTAAAATGTGCAGGATTTATAGTAAAGAAAATATCAAACAATGCAGCTTGTTTTTCAGGTGATAAAATATATCGATTGTCCACAACTTCCACATTTTGATCTTCCTCTTTTAAATTTAATAAAGATTGCCCTAAAAATAGATTTTGTAGTTGTTCAAAATTAATTTCTACACCTAGAAATTCTTTCATCATTGAAAAATCACCTTCAAAATAATGTTTAAAGACAGAGGAGTAATATTTAACAGAGGTTGGTGTAATTTCGGCTTTAAAAACAGTGATAAACTTGGTTCCTTTTAGCCAAATAACCTCATCTTTTTTCATTTTCATTTGCACAGATAAGCCTTGATTGGTTTTTCCATTATCAAAATTCACTTTTAGTTTGGCATCCAATGTTTTCTTATCAAAATTAGCAGCCATGTGTTTTTTTGCTACTTTTTTGGCAGAAATATCTTTGGCTGTTGCATTTGCATCAATCATATTTTTTGTTGTTTTACAAGAAGTAAAAATTATTGTAAAAAGCAGTATGTATTTAAAGTACTTCATTTTTTAACTTTTCAATTTATCAGCTTTCTGTTGATATTTATTTTCTTCAATCAAATTACCTAAACCTTTGTAGGCCTTAGCCATTTCTATATAAAAATTGGCTTCCATGTTGTCTTCTATCACAAAATCAAACCCATTCTCTAATACAGATAACGCTTCTTTATGATTTTTCTGATAATTTAATGCTTTTCCTTTCATTAAATATACAAAAGGTTGGGCAGGAAACAACAAAATACCTTCGTCACTTAATTTTAATAGTTGAGTTGCATTGTCCTCAGAAATCTTTAAAATTTGCTCTAAAATAGTATACGATTTTTCTGTTTCAAACTGATTAATTAAAGAGGTAATATCAGATAATTTCTTTTCTTCAGCTTTTGGTTTTTTTCTCTTTTCTAAACTTGCTTTCAAACTTTTTAAATTCGCCGAAAGTAAATTTTCATCTTCCAAGGTATTCATTAAAGAAATGGCTTCTTTATATTGCCTATTATATAAATAAAGACGCACTAAAAAGGCTCTTTCTTTAGGATTTAGAGCAACTATTTTTTGTTGTGTATTGATAGCTGCTTCTAAATTATTTTCCTGTTGATAAATTTTCACCAAATGTTTTAACATCCAAACATTATCCCCATCTTTTTGTAAAGCTCTTTCTATATATTCTTTGGCTAATAACGTATTTTTTAATAAAAGATAATTTTTAGAAAACTCAAAAAAAACAGCCATATTATTCTCTAACAGTTGGTTGCAATTTTCTAAATTTTCTAGCGCTTTTTGATAGTTTCCAATCGCTTTTTCTGAAAGTGCTTTAAAAAAGAATTGTTGAAATTTTAATTCTGCTTCTTCAGATAAATCTTGGTTTGCAGGAATGCTATCTTGTGAAAAAGATGAAAAAGAGAAAAGAAAAAAGAGAAAAGAGAAAAGAGCCAATCTTATAGCATAAAACTGTCTCTCTTTTCTATGTTCTTTATTCTTAAATCTTATATTCATTAAGTTAATTCTGTATAATCTCCAATACTCACAGAGGTATATGCTGCATTGTATTTTGCATGATTTCCAATCATTGCATTCGTTAAATTAGCATTCGAAATTTCTACATTTTTCTGAATTAACGAGTTTGTAATGGTAGAATTTGAAACCACACTATTTTCACCTATAGAAACATATGGGCCAATTTTAGTGTCTTTTAAAACTACATTTTTACCAACATAACAAGGTTGTATAATTTCTGAATTTTCTAAAACCACATCATCAGCAACCAAATTATTACCAGCTTCATGCTCAAAAGCAAGAGTTTGTTTGTTGGTATCTACAGTTGGATCTTTTTTACCACAATCCATCCAAGCAGTTACTTTTCCTGGTAAAAACTTAGCTCCTTGTTGTTTTAAAGATTCTAAAACATTTGTTAGTTGATATTCGTCGTTTTCTTTTAAATCATTATCAATTAAATATTGAATTTCCTCTAAAAGTTTTTCGCCACTTTTAAAGTAATAAATTCCAATAATTGCTAAATCAGACACGAATTCTTTTGGCTTTTCAATAAAATCTGTAATCACACCATCTTCTAATTTCACTACTCCAAAAGCACTTGGGTTTGCTACTTGACTTACCCAAATTGCTCCATCAGCATTTACATCTAACTTAAAATCTGCTTTAAACAAAGTATCTGCATACGCAACTACACATGGCCCACTCAAAGATTCTTTTGCGCAATAAATTGCATGCGCAGTTCCTAATGCTTGCTCTTGCA
The DNA window shown above is from Polaribacter sp. Hel_I_88 and carries:
- a CDS encoding ATP-binding protein; this translates as MKEIISLQQHTIAALFNETLLPVFFNKIKAHHKVILEINELQNKLIAHNFKKDDKNLVFRKLNEYKTELEKIVSSYFSTLNLGDELLFDAYFRELNTHLETLDETIKRVQDKERFLKLDGDSKLLKFRKGVKKSLFTVSKLPLKTANVFRKTKKEIVYWQQEIPFKNVTEYYFKSELIHNLNEVIEAIYKEISEITDNYWSIDKKIDEKIELYLENNTVLDFSEELSTNVQTIPSLEARIENHKKTFQEIFEANILNYTNALYKADTIELSANFFRAQNIAKYQKDVLEKSHKNALLWQNTFSVFESDWELDIEIFTIIFHVMFTYDKLGKSIEKRSELIGQELTVLKNYITNVKSTIANSDTKTALKAAIISELKNLSKDFNTLIEETTIRITNQEIPLQINDFEENALNVLKTLSTKRAISSDNDYTTKTVASSINYISPYELVSYQSWPSLAAKIKQVKLDLNLKVTTFVDDINALSQVCEFNLESALSLFESETKENTSKENTPKKVALEGLERSEEKIEDLKNTLVNLNTANGELLLPSIAKFNKSILELTDTENITEIRLTIAKAKSIEKSKLLKEKVLNNVKNFVPVAMLYGKTKYKKTVASVKSMLLRNGWYKEPVGVTSDLSEFLKQAERALDELPYVYQRLFRSETLQNETLFIGRTNALDSLQKAYNAFQNNQYAATVIIGERGSGKTSLVHNFINKNKKLAKTTFLSSKENLSEHYELMAFLNDSFDKELTTIEEWIAYFNSGKKRTIVLEDIQYFYFRKVGGFNVLHQLSNLIASTKNSVFWIVTSAKYAFQYLDKSIQISELFAFNIQMLEMDKETMKDALIKRHKISGYNLHFEQPPVAYLSSKFLKSPEEVQQEILREEFFSDINKIAQSNFRIAFMYWIRSTVKVSGSTIYMRSLKTIDTSFLNKLSPIKLLFLNSILLQERLSLEDLIELSSLNEQQTKNIVHALFENGLLTMDNEKFYTINIFLYRQITSLLKSKNVIH
- a CDS encoding type 1 glutamine amidotransferase domain-containing protein, encoding MENLDRKNVAILATNGFEESELREPKKALEKAGANVHIISLKSGEIKSWADGDWGKAYKVDKTLDQVTQADYNALMLPGGVINPDTLRADKNAVNFVKSFFENSKPVAAICHAPWLLAEAGVLEGRNITSYKSIKTDMINAGANWTDEEVVVDSGLVTSRNPNDLPAFNAKLVEEVYEGKHEEQMA
- a CDS encoding murein hydrolase activator EnvC → MKNIKFHIVFSMVFFMSLSVFSQTKRELENQREKYKAEIVKLNRLLFNETKKEKNALEDLKDINQKIVVRNKLINTINLEAKLLSNEIRTNEREIAKLNKALKALKADYGEMIYKSYKSKSQQSRTMFLLSSQNFYQAYKRLEYMKQYTQFRKKQGEEILEQTSVIEKKNDSLVIQKKNKETLLLAEKNQKKEIEADKKKQENLLSIIKKTEGKYKREIEKNVKEDRRVAAQIDKIIRDEIEKANRLALSKLKDKPKTATKKNEFILTPEAKALATKFELNKGKLPWPVKEGLVVRKFGKQPDPTFPGIIINGTGLHIVTSRGSNAEAIFSGEVLNVLVGSDGTKNVFIRHGNYISSYNNLENSLVKKGDKVDIGQNLGKIFTDKINGKTKLVFVLLKNTEILDPAAWILKR
- a CDS encoding DUF4292 domain-containing protein translates to MKYFKYILLFTIIFTSCKTTKNMIDANATAKDISAKKVAKKHMAANFDKKTLDAKLKVNFDNGKTNQGLSVQMKMKKDEVIWLKGTKFITVFKAEITPTSVKYYSSVFKHYFEGDFSMMKEFLGVEINFEQLQNLFLGQSLLNLKEEDQNVEVVDNRYILSPEKQAALFDIFFTINPAHFKLDEQSIVNAEKDLRLDVQYPSYNIIDNVIFPSEINIKAKNAKKVTAIDLEYKSVEFNTDVEMSFSIPSGYKQLTF
- a CDS encoding lipopolysaccharide assembly protein LapB, with translation MNIRFKNKEHRKERQFYAIRLALFSFLFFLFSFSSFSQDSIPANQDLSEEAELKFQQFFFKALSEKAIGNYQKALENLENCNQLLENNMAVFFEFSKNYLLLKNTLLAKEYIERALQKDGDNVWMLKHLVKIYQQENNLEAAINTQQKIVALNPKERAFLVRLYLYNRQYKEAISLMNTLEDENLLSANLKSLKASLEKRKKPKAEEKKLSDITSLINQFETEKSYTILEQILKISEDNATQLLKLSDEGILLFPAQPFVYLMKGKALNYQKNHKEALSVLENGFDFVIEDNMEANFYIEMAKAYKGLGNLIEENKYQQKADKLKS
- a CDS encoding sugar phosphate nucleotidyltransferase — protein: MKIIVPMAGIGSRLRPHTLTVPKPLTVIAGKPIVQRLVEDIASVIDEKIDEIAFVIGTTAKGFPTDTEEKLLKIADELGAKGSVYVQEQALGTAHAIYCAKESLSGPCVVAYADTLFKADFKLDVNADGAIWVSQVANPSAFGVVKLEDGVITDFIEKPKEFVSDLAIIGIYYFKSGEKLLEEIQYLIDNDLKENDEYQLTNVLESLKQQGAKFLPGKVTAWMDCGKKDPTVDTNKQTLAFEHEAGNNLVADDVVLENSEIIQPCYVGKNVVLKDTKIGPYVSIGENSVVSNSTITNSLIQKNVEISNANLTNAMIGNHAKYNAAYTSVSIGDYTELT